One window of the Cherax quadricarinatus isolate ZL_2023a chromosome 1, ASM3850222v1, whole genome shotgun sequence genome contains the following:
- the LOC128687283 gene encoding monocarboxylate transporter 12: MAKICMEKSNGHELSPPNGGWGWMVAFGSFLMLALLPMVSLSFSIVFSRFLTERGASSTVVAWIFNMHIFTWNLVGPLTGPLTSEFGFRKVSLLGTAVSSLSFLLIAAVDSIGGLMVLFTLSGMFGGVGCKPCYVLIPQYFDRKRGQAVAILMAGISLGQIAGPPFVRFLLEQYALKGACLIVGAIVFNSCVGAAVFQPVEWHLKPRDDENHPSLLSTDEYEEGSYIGRKEIMFDSPAKCLVPGEVERRALSRGSRHLSECSSVSLAASFIDLTSISPVSRSDNDTVPPGKEYPDGPEVSGTKRALLTVSRLARSLITDLKIFKSFRALIIAIAGVLVTNGYLNFHMMTPFVIQNAGYSLEDAAWCMSIGAVTNLVARLGTSALSDCAWFNMRVVYMIGAGIIAISTLVFSFLSDLTWMKVTIGVWGYGIGTNISLYTLIMPKYMGVENMAAIFGGQSLFMALGHIILGPLIGLVRDVSGSYAVAIQVMAFEVFLCVVLWVFMPLAVAYDKRNVEELASSEEEVAPK, encoded by the exons GCGCTGTTGCCGATGGTGTCGCTCTCCTTCTCCATCGTGTTCTCCAGGTTCCTGACAGAGCGAGGCGCATCCTCCACTGTCGTTGCCTGGATTTTCAACATGCATATTTTCACTTGGAATCTCGTGGGGCCTCTAACTGGCCCACTCACGTCTGAGTTCGGCTTCAGGAAAGTCAGTCTCCTGGGCAcggctgtctcctctctctccttcttactGATCGCCGCTGTAGACTCCATCGGAGGACTTATGGTGTTATTTACTCTTTCTG GAATGTTCGGTGGCGTAGGGTGCAAGCCATGTTATGTGCTGATTCCCCAGTATTTTGATCGGAAGCGGGGTCAAGCCGTGGCTATCTTGATGGCTGGTATTAGTCTGGGACAGATAGCAGGTCCTCCATTCGTCCGTTTTCTGCTGGAGCAGTATGCTCTGAAGGGCGCCTGTCTTATCGTGGGTGCCATTGTCTTCAACAGCTGTGTAGGAGCAGCTGTCTTCCAGCCCGTGGAATGGCATCTGAAGCCACGTGACGATGAAAATCACCCATCATTACTCAGTACTGATGAATATGAGGAAGGTAGTTACATAGGAAGAAAGGAGATAATGTTCGACTCGCCAGCAAAGTGCCTAGTGCCAGGTGAAGTTGAAAGAAGAGCCCTAAGCAGAGGTAGCAGGCATTTAAGCGAGTGCTCCTCTGTATCTTTAGCTGCCTCTTTTATTGACTTAACTAGCATTTCACCTGTCAGCCGCAGCGATAATGACACTGTCCCACCCGGAAAAGAATATCCTGATGGACCAGAGGTTAGTGGAACGAAAAGAGCTCTGTTGACGGTGTCTCGGTTGGCCCGCTCTCTCATCACCGACCTGAAGATCTTCAAGTCTTTCAGAGCACTCATTATTGCCATCGCTGGAGTCTTGGTGACTAATGGATACTTAAATTTCCATATGATGACGCCATTCGTCATTCAAAACGCCGGCTACAGTCTTGAGGACGCTGCGTGGTGCATGTCCATCGGAGCAGTGACCAACCTGGTGGCTCGCCTCGGCACCTCAGCTCTCTCAGACTGTGCCTGGTTCAACATGAGAGTTGTTTACATGATAGGAGCTGGTATCATCGCTATTAGTACTCTAG TGTTCAGCTTCCTGAGTGACCTGACGTGGATGAAAGTGACGATTGGTGTGTGGGGGTACGGCATAGGCACCAATATCTCCCTCTACACCCTCATCATGCCAAAGTATATGGGTGTTGAGAATATGGCAGCAATATTTGGAGGCCAGTCCCTGTTCATGGCTCTGGGGCACATCATTCTTGGGCCGCTCATTG GTTTGGTTCGTGATGTAAGTGGAAGCTACGCCGTTGCTATTCAGGTCATGGCCTTCGAAGTCTTCCTCTGCGTCGTGCTTTGGGTGTTCATGCCCTTAGCTGTCGCCTACGACAAGAGGAATGTCGAAGAATTAGCCAGCAGTGAGGAGGAAGTTGCACCGAAGTAA